The following proteins are co-located in the Echinicola sp. 20G genome:
- a CDS encoding RnfABCDGE type electron transport complex subunit C produces MLFIPDKKHYYKNNDLSDFATPKKLHMPLFGFKSPLELLVSKGQRVLKYQQLAHKEGLFGSSVHAPVSGVVGDVLTIDEWDYLEVFNDFLNESEVPSPMNPEAISIPEFRQILQGFGIEGSGGARFPSTAKYAIEAGDVETLIINGAECEPYLMADYALMKNYAQELALCIAFIQRLFKIPKAIIGIENQHRNLKPILEKALTNEEVIGGVKLLSDFYPQGGELQLIKSVTGKTLKKGSIPAKAGVIVNNVATIYAIYRAVFKGIPYTERIVTLFDEASQKGRNYWVPIGMPVSAISDHFFRPTSEHFSLVIGGPMMGRSVQDEGMAIHKGSGGILSLYKSSYQSENCIGCGYCADVCPQNLLPMEFSKNVEKQDINQLQNYYLQDCIECGACAYICPSRIPLVQDIREGKRLML; encoded by the coding sequence ATGTTATTCATTCCAGACAAAAAACATTACTACAAAAACAACGACCTTTCGGACTTTGCTACTCCCAAGAAGTTGCACATGCCCTTATTCGGATTTAAATCTCCTCTTGAACTCCTGGTGAGTAAAGGTCAACGTGTATTGAAATATCAGCAACTGGCACATAAAGAAGGCCTATTTGGAAGTAGTGTTCATGCTCCGGTATCTGGCGTAGTTGGAGATGTCCTGACCATTGATGAATGGGATTATCTGGAAGTGTTTAATGATTTTCTAAATGAAAGTGAGGTTCCTTCCCCAATGAACCCGGAAGCCATTTCGATTCCGGAATTCAGACAAATATTGCAGGGTTTTGGCATTGAAGGAAGCGGAGGGGCCAGGTTTCCTTCTACGGCTAAATATGCTATAGAAGCTGGTGATGTGGAAACTCTAATTATCAATGGAGCTGAGTGTGAACCTTATCTAATGGCAGATTATGCACTGATGAAAAACTATGCCCAAGAGTTGGCTCTATGCATTGCATTTATACAAAGACTCTTTAAAATCCCCAAAGCCATCATTGGCATTGAAAATCAGCACAGAAACCTGAAACCCATTTTGGAGAAAGCATTGACTAATGAGGAAGTTATAGGTGGTGTGAAACTTCTTTCAGATTTTTACCCGCAGGGTGGAGAGTTACAACTCATCAAATCTGTAACGGGGAAAACACTTAAGAAAGGAAGTATTCCTGCCAAAGCTGGAGTTATAGTCAATAATGTTGCCACCATCTACGCCATTTACAGGGCTGTATTTAAAGGTATTCCATACACAGAACGAATTGTTACACTATTTGATGAAGCATCCCAAAAAGGCAGGAACTATTGGGTGCCAATTGGGATGCCTGTTTCAGCTATTTCAGATCATTTCTTCCGCCCTACATCAGAGCACTTTTCTTTGGTTATTGGTGGCCCCATGATGGGGCGATCCGTCCAGGACGAAGGCATGGCCATTCATAAAGGAAGTGGCGGAATCCTAAGTCTATACAAGTCATCTTATCAATCAGAAAACTGTATCGGCTGTGGTTATTGTGCTGATGTATGTCCTCAGAATCTGCTTCCAATGGAGTTTTCAAAAAATGTTGAAAAGCAGGATATAAACCAGTTACAAAACTACTATTTACAAGACTGCATAGAATGTGGAGCGTGTGCCTATATATGTCCATCGCGGATTCCATTGGTTCAGGATATCAGAGAAGGTAAAAGATTAATGTTATGA
- a CDS encoding RnfABCDGE type electron transport complex subunit D — MNSSPFISASSSTRSVMIDVIIALLPLLVIALWAFGERAFVVVISCILSCLLVNVLSGYVILNKSKVSMDGSAIITGILLAFTLSPLTPWYVCVFGGSMAILFGKILWGGLGKNRFNPALVGREFMTAFFPFIMNGGSLWDTGLYVNNIDPGEYKIFLSGHFSTIIYNPTGALGEYSLVAISLGGIYLLIRNRISWHIPFTFLVTLSLVQSLLPIGNTIQFSTGGVLLGAVFMATDMPTSPTHRNAKLYFGMMLGLVISLLLYSGVHHVYLSYGILIMNAFMKQIGEVMKPNAWGHSFQKDTLEKIGQTSFHILLITFSVISLHKADVINWLIFGYAGYMLFKFYDQTQFKTRALF; from the coding sequence ATGAATTCATCACCTTTTATATCCGCTTCAAGCAGTACCAGATCGGTTATGATTGATGTGATCATTGCCTTATTGCCACTCTTAGTCATCGCCTTGTGGGCTTTTGGAGAGCGGGCATTTGTTGTAGTGATAAGCTGCATTCTTAGCTGTTTGCTTGTTAATGTATTGAGTGGCTATGTCATACTGAATAAAAGCAAAGTCTCAATGGATGGTTCTGCAATCATCACCGGGATATTACTTGCATTTACCCTTTCACCATTGACTCCCTGGTATGTCTGTGTGTTTGGAGGATCAATGGCTATTCTATTTGGGAAAATTCTTTGGGGAGGGTTGGGCAAAAATCGGTTTAATCCGGCTCTGGTTGGTAGAGAGTTTATGACGGCCTTTTTTCCATTTATCATGAATGGAGGAAGTCTATGGGATACAGGATTATATGTTAACAATATAGATCCAGGTGAGTATAAGATTTTCCTCAGTGGGCACTTCAGTACGATCATCTATAACCCTACAGGAGCCTTGGGCGAATACTCTCTGGTGGCTATCAGTCTTGGTGGCATTTATCTTTTGATTCGGAATAGAATCAGCTGGCATATTCCATTTACATTTCTGGTTACTCTAAGTCTCGTCCAAAGCTTATTACCCATAGGAAACACCATACAGTTCTCTACAGGTGGAGTACTATTAGGCGCTGTTTTTATGGCTACAGATATGCCTACCAGTCCGACACACCGAAATGCCAAACTGTATTTTGGGATGATGTTGGGCCTGGTTATCTCCTTGTTGTTATACAGTGGTGTTCATCATGTCTATTTATCCTATGGTATTTTGATTATGAATGCCTTCATGAAGCAGATAGGTGAAGTAATGAAGCCAAATGCGTGGGGACATAGCTTCCAAAAGGATACTTTAGAAAAAATCGGTCAAACTAGCTTTCATATTTTATTGATCACTTTTTCTGTTATCAGCCTTCACAAAGCTGATGTAATCAACTGGCTGATCTTCGGATATGCCGGGTATATGCTGTTCAAATTTTACGATCAGACTCAATTCAAAACAAGAGCATTATTTTAA
- a CDS encoding nitroreductase, translating into MRNLIFISLLCCMVLSCQEAPVTKIYNGEAKSAILDNMLTRRAIRKYTPQTVSNAQIDTLMKYAIYAPSSLNKQPWQIRVVKNEQWLTELNNRFLAYAEGKTFQGSAAHYKEPGFSIFHDAPVFIVIARDKNNPVSSLDCGIILQNILLAAHATGLGTCPLGTVVPVMNRPENRDLLEALNIPEDYDVAINVALGYSAENPPVKQRYADKIKIIE; encoded by the coding sequence ATGAGAAACCTCATTTTCATTTCACTTCTATGCTGCATGGTGCTGTCCTGTCAGGAAGCCCCAGTGACCAAAATCTACAACGGAGAAGCCAAATCGGCTATCCTGGACAACATGCTTACCAGGCGAGCCATCAGGAAGTACACGCCCCAAACAGTAAGTAACGCCCAGATTGATACCCTGATGAAATATGCCATCTATGCCCCGTCATCGCTGAATAAGCAGCCCTGGCAAATCAGGGTGGTGAAAAACGAGCAGTGGTTGACAGAGCTGAATAATCGGTTTTTAGCCTACGCTGAAGGCAAGACATTTCAGGGAAGTGCTGCGCATTACAAAGAACCAGGGTTTAGTATTTTTCACGATGCACCAGTATTCATCGTTATTGCCAGAGATAAAAACAATCCAGTAAGCAGTCTTGATTGTGGCATTATCCTACAAAACATACTATTAGCTGCTCATGCCACAGGGTTAGGAACCTGCCCATTGGGCACTGTGGTTCCGGTGATGAACAGACCCGAAAACCGGGATTTACTAGAAGCTCTGAATATCCCTGAAGACTATGATGTAGCCATTAATGTGGCTTTGGGCTACTCCGCGGAAAATCCTCCAGTGAAGCAGCGCTATGCTGATAAAATCAAAATAATTGAGTAA
- a CDS encoding acetolactate decarboxylase gives MRTYHRKIICLSLLILSVSCQDQPTEINSKQTSSSDKIWHYSILDAMRRGIYEGTNTVKELKAHGDFGLGTFNHLNGELVALDGVIYRIPPSGEVEVAPDTMISPFTSLSFFNADTTMTFPFTGDFEDLKRNIEGILPSRNVPYAIKVRSQWSEITVGGAKPVETTDTTELAVLMKSRPQYQAENIQGMMIGFFTPSLMSNVDLSPFHFHFLSEDKKFAGHLIKGSILNAELHIQIDSKDGYEIELLNQNRRYRNLNFKTTKEAANY, from the coding sequence ATGAGAACATACCATAGAAAGATCATTTGCCTTTCACTTTTAATCCTATCTGTTTCATGTCAAGATCAGCCAACAGAAATCAATTCAAAACAGACCTCCTCAAGTGATAAAATCTGGCATTACTCGATTCTTGATGCCATGCGAAGAGGAATCTATGAGGGAACGAATACAGTAAAAGAGCTGAAGGCTCATGGAGATTTTGGTCTGGGCACTTTCAATCACCTAAATGGGGAACTTGTCGCATTAGATGGTGTCATCTATCGTATTCCTCCTTCTGGTGAAGTGGAAGTTGCTCCAGATACCATGATTTCACCTTTTACCTCTTTGAGCTTTTTTAATGCAGATACAACAATGACCTTTCCTTTTACTGGTGATTTCGAAGATTTAAAGAGAAATATTGAAGGAATTCTGCCCTCCAGAAATGTTCCATATGCCATAAAAGTTCGAAGTCAATGGTCTGAAATCACTGTAGGTGGTGCAAAACCCGTTGAAACCACAGACACCACAGAATTAGCTGTTTTAATGAAGTCAAGACCACAATATCAGGCTGAAAATATCCAAGGAATGATGATCGGTTTTTTTACACCTTCCCTAATGAGTAATGTGGACCTATCACCGTTTCATTTCCATTTTCTATCCGAAGACAAAAAGTTTGCAGGTCACTTGATAAAAGGTTCAATCTTAAATGCTGAGCTTCACATCCAGATTGATTCAAAAGACGGATACGAAATTGAGTTGCTCAATCAAAACCGCAGATATCGTAACCTCAACTTTAAAACTACTAAGGAAGCAGCTAATTACTAA
- a CDS encoding SDR family NAD(P)-dependent oxidoreductase — translation METKSKVWFVTGSGNGLGRNIVETALKSGHQVVATARKVEQLSYLKSVYGDQILVENLDVTIEAQAKEVVSKSMKQFGRIDVLVNNAGYGDNRPFEQMPAEDFRKLVETCFFGVVTLTREVLPFMRNQRRGHIIQISSGGGRMAVAGQAAYHASKWAIGGFTEGLAQETAPFNVKVTALEPGGMRTNWGKRAYAESIELLPEYESTVGNTIKFLENYWGNENSDPQKVAEIILKVSEADEVPPHILIGSDSYNLVKEASIKRWEEAEKWKDLSFYADFGNEMVLPELMKK, via the coding sequence ATGGAAACAAAAAGTAAAGTTTGGTTCGTGACCGGAAGCGGGAATGGCCTTGGAAGAAATATTGTAGAAACAGCTTTAAAATCCGGACATCAAGTGGTAGCCACTGCTCGGAAAGTTGAACAGTTATCATACCTTAAATCTGTGTATGGAGATCAGATACTTGTTGAAAATTTGGATGTTACAATCGAAGCTCAGGCCAAAGAAGTAGTTAGCAAAAGCATGAAACAATTTGGTCGTATAGATGTGCTGGTAAACAATGCCGGATATGGTGATAACAGGCCATTTGAGCAAATGCCTGCAGAGGATTTTCGCAAACTAGTTGAGACGTGTTTTTTTGGTGTGGTTACACTTACCCGCGAGGTTTTGCCTTTTATGAGAAACCAACGTAGGGGCCACATTATCCAAATATCTTCAGGTGGTGGAAGAATGGCTGTAGCAGGCCAGGCGGCTTATCATGCTTCCAAATGGGCAATTGGCGGCTTTACAGAAGGGCTGGCTCAAGAAACCGCTCCTTTTAATGTAAAAGTTACAGCTCTAGAGCCCGGAGGCATGCGTACCAACTGGGGGAAACGAGCTTATGCAGAGTCCATAGAACTATTGCCCGAATATGAATCTACAGTAGGAAACACCATTAAGTTTCTTGAAAATTATTGGGGAAATGAGAATAGTGATCCTCAAAAGGTGGCTGAAATCATCCTTAAAGTGAGTGAAGCAGATGAAGTCCCCCCTCACATTTTGATTGGAAGTGATTCTTATAACCTGGTAAAAGAAGCAAGTATTAAAAGATGGGAAGAAGCTGAAAAGTGGAAAGATTTAAGCTTTTATGCTGATTTCGGGAATGAAATGGTTCTTCCAGAATTGATGAAGAAGTAA
- a CDS encoding helix-turn-helix domain-containing protein — protein sequence MDKREAKFAEIVQACIDDKDFKTEAIPEYHTLIRVLSGEMKIVSAEESYTFGPGEILLVPRNQLCMVIKRPKDDIPYKSIAIAFKTERLKAYYSKVDLKTSLIPIKKILSYPPHALLESYFASLEPYFELKSQLPEEITKLKIKEGIGILRSIYPGIDGLLADFSEPGKVDLKDYMEKNYMFNMPLDKFSYLTGRSLATFNRDFRKAFQTPPQRWLIQKRLQLAYHLLKENNKKPIEVYIESGFENLSHFSYLFKKTFGHSPSQLI from the coding sequence ATGGATAAAAGAGAAGCAAAGTTCGCTGAAATTGTTCAGGCATGTATAGATGACAAGGATTTTAAAACTGAAGCAATTCCGGAATATCACACTTTAATACGGGTTCTTTCTGGAGAAATGAAGATTGTTTCGGCGGAAGAATCATACACTTTTGGACCTGGTGAAATTTTACTTGTCCCACGCAATCAATTATGCATGGTGATCAAACGTCCCAAGGATGACATCCCTTACAAATCAATTGCAATAGCCTTTAAAACGGAAAGGCTAAAAGCCTATTATTCGAAAGTTGATTTGAAAACATCGCTAATACCTATTAAAAAAATACTGTCCTACCCTCCTCATGCTTTACTTGAAAGTTATTTCGCTTCACTTGAGCCCTATTTTGAATTAAAAAGTCAACTACCTGAGGAAATTACAAAATTGAAAATAAAAGAGGGTATTGGGATTTTGCGGTCCATCTATCCAGGTATAGACGGTCTATTGGCTGATTTTTCCGAACCAGGGAAGGTCGACCTCAAAGACTATATGGAAAAGAATTACATGTTCAATATGCCTCTGGATAAATTTAGTTATTTGACAGGACGCAGTTTAGCTACATTTAATCGTGATTTTCGCAAAGCTTTTCAAACACCTCCCCAACGGTGGTTAATTCAAAAAAGACTTCAATTAGCTTACCATCTTCTGAAAGAAAATAACAAAAAACCCATTGAAGTTTATATTGAGTCAGGCTTTGAAAACCTCTCACATTTTTCTTATTTGTTTAAAAAGACTTTTGGACATTCACCATCTCAACTAATTTGA
- a CDS encoding TetR/AcrR family transcriptional regulator: protein MAGRPKIFNEEEALDKAITVFWEKGYENASAEDLLKAMGIGKGSFYNAYKGGKQELFEKSIKRVGSHYLNDFKKNIKNSEQPVEEIRKFFYSVADPNTQFGKFGCYFVNAVLQVEDNELKCIAANQLDVVKEIFMEAIDREKSAGKLTTKISTPLLGLHLQNLWAGINVTRNVVNTKAELKELIKMNLEILN, encoded by the coding sequence ATGGCAGGAAGACCCAAAATATTCAATGAAGAAGAAGCACTCGACAAGGCCATTACGGTCTTTTGGGAAAAAGGCTATGAAAATGCCTCTGCAGAAGATTTGTTGAAAGCTATGGGAATTGGGAAGGGAAGTTTTTATAATGCCTATAAAGGAGGTAAGCAAGAGTTGTTTGAAAAGTCAATAAAAAGAGTGGGAAGTCATTATTTAAATGACTTTAAAAAGAACATCAAAAATTCCGAACAGCCAGTTGAAGAAATTAGAAAGTTCTTTTATTCAGTTGCTGACCCTAATACACAATTTGGCAAGTTTGGCTGTTATTTTGTGAACGCTGTACTCCAGGTGGAAGATAATGAGTTGAAATGTATAGCAGCAAATCAACTGGATGTGGTCAAGGAAATATTCATGGAGGCTATTGATAGGGAAAAATCTGCAGGAAAACTAACCACAAAAATTTCAACCCCATTATTGGGTTTGCACTTACAAAATTTATGGGCTGGTATCAACGTAACACGGAATGTGGTGAATACCAAAGCAGAACTTAAAGAACTAATAAAAATGAATTTAGAAATATTGAATTAA
- a CDS encoding OsmC family peroxiredoxin: MKRKATALWNGDIKTGSGHLSTESTILNKTQYSFSSRFSEGAGTNPEELLAAAHAGCFTMKLDLDLTNAGFKVDYLNTESTITLENGRITLSELVLKAKISAITNEEFQKIAKNAEETCPVSNAFSFKIKLSATLIP, translated from the coding sequence ATGAAAAGAAAAGCAACAGCCCTATGGAATGGGGATATTAAAACAGGTAGCGGACATCTGTCCACCGAAAGCACTATACTGAATAAAACCCAGTATTCCTTTAGTAGCCGCTTCTCTGAGGGAGCAGGTACGAATCCAGAAGAATTGCTTGCAGCAGCACACGCAGGATGTTTTACAATGAAACTTGACCTTGATCTAACCAATGCTGGATTCAAAGTAGACTATCTTAATACTGAATCTACCATTACACTAGAGAACGGAAGAATTACACTATCAGAACTAGTCTTGAAAGCCAAGATTTCTGCCATAACTAATGAAGAGTTTCAGAAAATAGCAAAAAATGCAGAGGAAACCTGCCCCGTAAGTAACGCATTTAGCTTTAAAATAAAATTAAGTGCAACCTTAATTCCTTAA
- a CDS encoding alpha/beta hydrolase → MNTSLSHAQNISAEKDPNIDPQIREFLKALNNSGGKPLETLSPKEARQVLVNAQQSVEVDYSGIEESEKTITQDGETINIHIVKPINADSNPPVFMFFHGGGWILGDYPTHRRLVRDLVVKSGAVAVFPDYTPSPEAQYPKAINQAYAATKWVAKNGTQIGVDGNRLAVVGNSVGGNMAAVVALMAKDKGTPTIKQQILLWPVTDSDFSRTSYKSFGEERFLTTSLMKWMWDNYTKDANERQQKYATPIHTTIEELKDLPPALVQTAENDILRDEGEAYARKMGEAGVPVTLTRYQGLIHDYGLLNPLAHIPAIQTAILQAAIVLKEGLNTPSSTK, encoded by the coding sequence ATGAATACATCTTTGTCACATGCACAGAATATTTCCGCGGAGAAAGATCCCAATATAGATCCACAGATCAGGGAATTTCTGAAAGCTTTAAATAACAGCGGCGGAAAACCATTAGAGACACTTAGTCCAAAAGAGGCAAGGCAGGTTTTGGTTAATGCCCAACAATCAGTGGAAGTTGATTATTCAGGAATTGAAGAGTCTGAAAAAACAATTACACAAGATGGCGAAACTATAAACATACACATTGTTAAGCCTATTAATGCTGATTCAAATCCCCCAGTATTCATGTTCTTTCACGGAGGAGGATGGATTCTTGGAGACTACCCTACTCATAGAAGATTAGTAAGAGACCTTGTAGTAAAAAGTGGAGCAGTAGCCGTATTCCCAGATTATACGCCCTCACCAGAGGCCCAATATCCAAAAGCAATCAATCAAGCATATGCTGCTACAAAATGGGTTGCAAAAAATGGAACTCAGATTGGTGTAGATGGCAATCGTCTTGCAGTGGTGGGAAATAGTGTAGGTGGAAATATGGCTGCAGTAGTAGCACTGATGGCGAAAGATAAAGGAACTCCTACCATAAAACAGCAAATTTTACTCTGGCCGGTAACAGACTCCGATTTTTCTAGGACTTCCTATAAGTCTTTTGGAGAAGAGCGATTTCTAACTACCAGTTTGATGAAGTGGATGTGGGACAACTATACCAAAGATGCCAACGAACGGCAGCAAAAGTATGCAACTCCGATACACACTACAATCGAAGAGTTGAAAGATCTACCACCTGCTTTGGTTCAAACTGCTGAAAATGATATTCTTCGCGATGAGGGTGAAGCGTATGCCAGAAAAATGGGTGAGGCTGGGGTGCCAGTTACACTTACTCGCTATCAGGGACTCATCCATGATTATGGTCTACTCAACCCACTTGCACATATTCCGGCGATCCAAACAGCAATTTTACAAGCTGCCATAGTACTTAAAGAGGGATTAAACACTCCTAGCTCCACTAAATAA
- a CDS encoding SDR family NAD(P)-dependent oxidoreductase, protein MKTIFITGASRGFGRLWTEALLQRGDQVIATARNLTDLEGLKKQYKDRFLPLQLDVTDRIATIETVNKALKYFGKIDVLINNAGYGLFGTVEETTEDQARAQMETNFFGLLWVTQAILPVMRAQKSGHIIQISSFLGLTTLPMLGLYNASKFAVEGLSETLASEVAHQNIKITLIEPNGYATDWAGASAVQTENGITDYQPVRDAFTTAGEDASTWGKPIATVQPVLELIDNPEPPLRLLFGKVAYDAVERSLTCRLKEIHHWKDVSIKAHGH, encoded by the coding sequence ATGAAGACTATTTTTATAACAGGAGCTTCTCGCGGGTTCGGAAGGCTCTGGACAGAAGCTCTATTACAAAGAGGTGATCAGGTGATAGCAACTGCTAGAAACCTAACAGATCTTGAAGGCTTAAAAAAACAATACAAAGATCGGTTTCTTCCTCTTCAACTAGATGTTACTGACCGCATAGCTACAATTGAGACTGTTAACAAGGCTCTAAAATATTTTGGAAAAATTGATGTCTTAATAAACAATGCTGGGTACGGTCTATTTGGAACAGTTGAGGAAACGACAGAAGATCAAGCCAGGGCACAAATGGAGACCAACTTCTTCGGCTTACTATGGGTAACTCAAGCGATACTACCCGTAATGCGAGCACAAAAAAGTGGTCATATCATACAGATCTCCAGTTTCCTTGGACTCACCACATTGCCAATGCTAGGACTATACAATGCATCAAAATTTGCAGTGGAAGGACTCAGTGAGACACTTGCATCGGAGGTAGCTCATCAGAACATTAAAATTACACTGATAGAACCCAATGGATATGCCACAGATTGGGCCGGAGCCTCTGCGGTACAAACCGAAAACGGGATCACAGATTATCAGCCTGTTAGGGATGCTTTTACAACTGCCGGAGAAGATGCTTCCACTTGGGGGAAACCAATAGCTACTGTTCAACCCGTTCTTGAATTGATCGACAACCCAGAACCACCACTTCGCTTATTGTTTGGTAAAGTAGCCTACGATGCGGTTGAACGATCACTAACTTGTAGACTTAAGGAAATCCATCATTGGAAAGATGTGAGCATTAAAGCTCACGGTCATTGA
- a CDS encoding SDR family NAD(P)-dependent oxidoreductase, with protein MKTIFITGASRGFGRLWTEALLQRGDRVIATSRNVSNFSDLKELYPETFVPVALDITNRKEVFETVKNAHSHWGSLDVVINNAGYGVFGATEELSEKDSKEVVNVNLFGTLWVTQAVLPFFRSQGNGHLIQLSSVLGLWALPTLGLYSATKFAVEGLTEALAQEVEHFGIHLTLVEPNGYATNFAGDSAVLSQPIPDYEPVRIALAANEGMQASATGIPEATVPALLQLIDSENPPLRYFLGKVGLQKTKQVYAERLSEWEKYNQVAIDAHGK; from the coding sequence ATGAAAACGATTTTTATAACAGGAGCATCACGAGGATTTGGAAGACTTTGGACAGAAGCGCTATTGCAAAGAGGTGATCGAGTGATTGCGACTTCAAGAAATGTTTCAAACTTTAGTGATTTAAAAGAGCTGTATCCTGAAACATTTGTACCAGTAGCTCTAGATATCACAAATAGAAAAGAAGTTTTTGAAACAGTAAAAAACGCACATTCGCATTGGGGTTCTCTGGATGTTGTCATCAATAATGCAGGCTATGGGGTATTTGGAGCAACGGAGGAACTTTCAGAAAAAGACTCAAAAGAAGTCGTTAATGTAAACCTCTTCGGTACTTTGTGGGTAACACAGGCTGTTTTGCCATTTTTCAGATCTCAGGGAAATGGCCACCTTATCCAATTATCCAGTGTATTAGGCCTCTGGGCCCTTCCAACCCTTGGATTATACAGTGCTACCAAATTCGCAGTCGAAGGACTAACTGAGGCGCTCGCTCAAGAGGTTGAACACTTTGGTATCCATTTAACTTTAGTAGAGCCAAATGGTTATGCAACGAATTTTGCCGGTGATTCTGCTGTATTGAGTCAGCCTATTCCCGACTATGAGCCTGTAAGAATTGCTTTGGCAGCTAATGAGGGAATGCAAGCCTCTGCAACCGGAATACCAGAAGCAACAGTTCCGGCATTACTTCAGCTAATTGATTCTGAAAATCCTCCTCTAAGATATTTTTTGGGCAAAGTTGGTCTTCAAAAAACCAAACAAGTCTATGCTGAAAGATTGTCTGAATGGGAGAAATACAATCAAGTAGCTATTGATGCACATGGCAAATAG
- a CDS encoding AraC family transcriptional regulator — MSSLFEDIKSINELHRFYGYGAPKHPMLTVIDLTRVHRSITNVSDQLYRLGCYAIFLKTYKGAIQYGQSHYDFDEGTMVFTAPNQVTSSSKNMELESGWGLFFHPDFLNGSDLGKRMTDYSFFQYGSNEALFLSEDEKTTINDCLRKIENELSNTLDHHTRQLILDNLQLLLNYCRRFYDRQFLTRSSVNHDFVQRFEKLLVEHFDQSLVETGIPDVEFFASQLNLSSYYLSDLLKKYTGKTTQEYIHLQLIHRAKMMLWGTSKSMNEIAYELGFEYPSHFSKLFKSKTGYTPSGFKKLKQ; from the coding sequence ATGAGTAGTTTGTTCGAGGATATTAAAAGTATTAATGAGCTCCATCGCTTCTATGGCTATGGAGCTCCTAAACATCCAATGTTAACGGTTATTGATTTGACGAGGGTGCATCGATCAATTACTAATGTATCAGATCAACTATACCGTCTGGGATGCTATGCCATTTTTCTCAAAACTTATAAGGGGGCCATTCAGTATGGCCAGTCGCATTATGATTTTGATGAGGGTACGATGGTTTTTACAGCTCCAAACCAAGTAACCTCTTCAAGTAAAAATATGGAGTTGGAAAGTGGATGGGGGTTGTTTTTTCATCCTGACTTTTTAAATGGTTCAGATTTGGGAAAAAGAATGACAGATTATTCCTTTTTCCAATATGGATCAAATGAGGCGTTATTCCTTTCTGAAGATGAAAAAACTACTATCAATGATTGTCTAAGAAAAATTGAAAATGAGTTATCCAATACTCTTGATCATCATACTCGACAATTGATTTTAGATAATTTACAACTCTTATTAAACTATTGTCGAAGATTCTACGATCGACAATTTTTAACAAGGAGCTCGGTGAACCATGATTTTGTACAAAGATTTGAAAAACTTCTTGTGGAACATTTTGATCAATCTTTGGTGGAGACAGGAATTCCTGATGTGGAATTCTTCGCTTCTCAATTAAATTTGTCCTCTTATTATTTATCTGATTTACTCAAGAAATATACTGGAAAAACCACGCAGGAATACATCCATTTGCAACTTATCCATCGTGCGAAAATGATGCTATGGGGAACTTCAAAATCAATGAATGAGATAGCCTATGAACTTGGATTTGAATATCCTTCACATTTTTCGAAACTATTCAAGTCTAAAACGGGGTATACCCCAAGTGGATTCAAGAAATTGAAACAATAA